One Dasania marina DSM 21967 DNA segment encodes these proteins:
- the trxB gene encoding thioredoxin-disulfide reductase: MSDIQHHPLIILGSGPAGYTAAVYAARANLKPVLITGMQQGGQLTTTTEVDNWPGDVEGLQGPDLMVRMQQHAERFDTQILFDHIEETQLQQRPFILKGNSATYSCDALIICTGASAQYLGLESEQAFMGKGVSACATCDGFFYRDKKVAVIGGGNTAVEEALYLSNIASEVTLVHRREGLRAEKILQDKLFEKAKNGNVTLMWNHTLDEVTGDTMGVSGLNLRNTQDDSVTAIDVEGVFIAIGHKPNTDIFAGQLDMKDGYIKIKSGLEGNATGTSIEGVFAAGDVADHIYRQAVTSAGAGCMAALDAERYLDDLA, from the coding sequence ATGAGCGATATCCAGCATCACCCACTGATCATTTTAGGCTCCGGCCCTGCCGGTTATACGGCTGCCGTTTATGCTGCCCGAGCGAATTTAAAGCCAGTGCTGATTACCGGCATGCAGCAAGGCGGCCAGCTCACTACCACCACCGAGGTTGATAACTGGCCCGGTGATGTGGAAGGCTTACAAGGCCCCGACCTGATGGTGCGTATGCAGCAGCATGCCGAACGCTTTGATACCCAAATTTTATTTGACCACATAGAAGAAACCCAGCTGCAACAGCGGCCGTTTATTTTAAAAGGCAACAGCGCCACCTATAGCTGCGACGCCTTGATTATTTGCACCGGTGCATCGGCGCAGTATCTAGGCCTAGAATCAGAACAAGCCTTTATGGGTAAAGGCGTTAGCGCCTGTGCCACCTGCGACGGTTTTTTTTACCGCGATAAAAAGGTTGCTGTTATTGGTGGCGGTAACACAGCGGTAGAAGAAGCGCTGTATTTATCCAACATCGCCTCTGAGGTTACCTTAGTGCATAGGCGCGAAGGTTTACGCGCAGAGAAAATATTGCAAGACAAGCTATTTGAAAAAGCGAAAAACGGCAATGTCACCCTTATGTGGAACCACACGCTAGACGAAGTAACCGGTGATACTATGGGCGTATCCGGTTTAAACTTACGCAACACCCAAGATGACAGCGTCACCGCTATAGACGTGGAAGGCGTGTTTATTGCTATCGGCCATAAGCCCAACACCGATATATTTGCCGGCCAACTAGACATGAAAGACGGCTACATCAAAATCAAGAGTGGCCTAGAAGGCAATGCCACTGGCACCTCTATAGAGGGCGTGTTTGCGGCCGGCGATGTAGCTGACCACATTTACCGTCAAGCAGTTACCTCGGCTGGTGCGGGCTGTATGGCCGCCTTAGATGCCGAGCGCTACCTTGACGACCTAGCTTAA